In Lepidochelys kempii isolate rLepKem1 chromosome 8, rLepKem1.hap2, whole genome shotgun sequence, a single genomic region encodes these proteins:
- the HENMT1 gene encoding small RNA 2'-O-methyltransferase isoform X3 encodes MLKFCKCIEVLAGLDIRENVMKEKMHMLSPLPADYLQPSERSLTVTLHHGSVAHKDSCMLGFDLVTCIELIEHLEAAELEKFPEVVFGFMAPAMIVISTPNSEFNPLLPGVTLFRHSDHKFEWDQTQFQSWAIDAATRYDYTVEFTGLGTPPPGSEDVGFCTQIGVFVRKYPKSGETVNSEKHTEHAYKTVFKAVYPSLKDEKYLQNAVVSEVIFGADIIKRRLLGDFKSEGKAPSDGLEMELKFQPCKYFMRCSKNLSLAETEKLAAERSMEPFIDENTVYIPLAKIFSIPKVNQLCGTFEKLSKLIAGKVALSNDGSAVIVTIEYENEEQEN; translated from the exons GCATATGTTGTCTCCCCTTCCTGCTGATTACCTGCAACCAAGTGAAAGATCTCTAACTGTGACCCTGCATCATGGCTCAGTTGCTCATAAAGATTCTTGCATGCTTGGTTTTGACTTGGTAACATGCATTGAATT AATAGagcacctggaagcagcagaacTGGAAAAGTTTCCAGAAGTGGTATTTGGTTTTATGGCTCCAGCCATGATTGTAATCAGCACTCCAAACTCAGAATTTAATCCTTTGCTCCCAGGAGTGACACTGTTCAGACATTCAGACCATAAATTTGAATGGGACCAAACACAATTTCAGAGTTG gGCAATAGATGCAGCTACTCGCTATGATTATACAGTTGAATTTACTGGACTTGGGACCCCACCACCTGGAAGTGAGGATGTTGGATTTTGTACCCAAATAGGTGTGTTTGTGAGAAAATATCCAAAGAGTGGTGAAACTGTTAACTCTGAGAAACACACAGAACATGCTTACAAAACT GTTTTCAAGGCAGTGTACCCAAGTCTTAAAGATGAAAAGTACCTGCAGAATGCAGTGGTCAGTGAAGTTATTTTTGGAGCAGACATCATTAAAAGAAGACTACTGGGCGATTTCAAGTCCGAGGGTAAGGCGCCTAGTGATGGCCTTGAGATGGAACTCAAATTTCAGCCATGTAAATATTTCATGAGGTGTTCAAAGAACCTTTCTCTAGCTGAAACTGAAAAACTTGCTGCTGAGAGAAGCATGGAGCCATTCATTGATGAAAACACAGTCTATATACCTCTGGCAAAAATCTTTTCTATTCCCAAAGTGAATCAactttgtggcacctttgagaagTTAAGCAAGCTTATTGCTGGCAAAGTAGCACTGAGCAATGATGGTTCTGCTGTGATAGTCACTATCGAATATGAAAATGAAGAACAAGAGAATTAG